From the genome of Denticeps clupeoides chromosome 4, fDenClu1.1, whole genome shotgun sequence, one region includes:
- the slc25a4 gene encoding ADP/ATP translocase 1 — MSDAVVSFLKDFMAGGIAAAISKTAVAPIERVKLLLQVQHASKQITAEMQYKGIMDCVVRIPKEQGFISFWRGNLANVIRYFPTQALNFAFKDKYKKIFLGGVDQKKQFWRYFAGNLASGGAAGATSLCFVYPLDFARTRLAADIGKGAAEREFTGLGHCIAKIFKSDGLKGLYLGFNVSVQGIIIYRAAYFGCFDTAKGMLPDPKNTHIIVSWMIAQTVTAVAGLISYPFDTVRRRMMMQSGRKGADIMYKGTIDCWRKIIKDEGSRAFFKGAWSNVLRGMGGAFVLVLYDEIKKYT, encoded by the exons ATGTCGGACGCCGTCGTCAGCTTCTTGAAGGATTTTATGGCGGGTGGCATCGCCGCCGCCATCTCCAAAACCGCGGTGGCCCCCATCGAGAGAGTCAAACTTCTGCTGCAG GTCCAGCACGCCAGCAAACAAATCACAGCCGAGATGCAGTACAAGGGCATCATGGACTGCGTGGTCAGGATCCCCAAGGAGCAGGGCTTCATCTCCTTCTGGAGGGGCAACTTGGCCAATGTGATCAGATACTTCCCCACCCAAGCCCTCAACTTTGCCTTCAAAGACAAGTACAAGAAGATCTTCCTGGGAGGCGTGGACCAGAAGAAGCAGTTCTGGCGCTACTTCGCCGGTAACCTGGCGTCTGGCGGCGCCGCTGGTGCCACTTCCCTCTGCTTCGTTTACCCTCTGGACTTTGCCAGAACCAGGCTTGCTGCTGATATCGGCAAAGGCGCGGCCGAGAGGGAGTTCACGGGCCTGGGTCACTGCATTGCCAAGATCTTCAAGTCCGATGGGCTCAAAGGTCTTTACCTGGGATTCAACGTGTCGGTCCAGGGTATCATCATTTACAGAGCTGCCTACTTTGGCTGCTTTGACACTGCTAAAG GCATGCTGCCAGATCCGAAGAACACCCACATTATCGTCAGCTGGATGATCGCACAGACCGTCACCGCAGTGGCCGGCCTCATTTCATACCCGTTCGACACGGTCAGGCGTCGCATGATGATGCAGTCTGGACGCAAAGGAG CTGACATCATGTACAAGGGCACAATTGACTGCTGGAGGAAGATTATCAAGGATGAGGGTTCCAGGGCCTTCTTCAAGGGCGCTTGGTCTAACGTGCTCAGGGGCATGGGTGGCGCTTTCGTCCTGGTCTTGTATGATGAAATCAAGAAGTACACATAA